Within the Epinephelus lanceolatus isolate andai-2023 chromosome 22, ASM4190304v1, whole genome shotgun sequence genome, the region GAAAACTTTTGCAGCCTATGCACCAGGCAAGCAACTCCATTGAAATAAATCGGCGCCATCTTGCCATCcagtatctagttattattaaaaatgtatggGCGATCTTCATAGccaaggacccgctccctatgtaggtataaacagctcatttgaaGGTAGCAAAAACACagtaattcttattttcagatgattatacactaaagaaaaattGCCTATTATATTAGGCCTATATTCGATTCTggcaatatatccccctaaatcctacacacaggaCCTTTAAAATTGTAAGTATTACAAGCAAAATATTATTCACTTATTAAAACTTTAAGTATTTATTAGGTAAATGGCTTCTTTCAGTGTTAAATTGTTATTTCTATATTAATGTGGTTTCAGCATTTAAGAGCAGGAGGTAGACCTAATTCACTTCATATACTGCTCTTAAGTTTAACATTTAATGCATCATATTTGATTTGTGGTGTTACGTAGCAAAGTTATCTGTGAGGAGTTAGCCAACTTTAGAACTGAAACCCCAAAATATAATAATACTGGtggagaaaatgaaatgcagtGGTAGAAGAaagtgacatttaaaatataaatactcaAGTGACGTACCTTTGTTTAACTCAACTGTCCTGTTTAAGGCTATTACTTTACATTGCCATTCTGCACATGGAATTAATGTGCATTAATTAACCAGCTAAAATATAAACTGCCTTGTATTAATTTCATATTAACTTGCTAGATGAATAACACCAACGTCGACACTGGCTTTAAATTAGACTTATTTTGGCTAACATAAAAAGTAATATTGGCTcgctagctaactttagctttagctagctagctaaattCGCGCTAAACTCTGACGTTCAATCACTTCTTTGCATTTGTATAAGTGTTACCGAGTCCACCGTGTAATAAAGCAACGTTACAAATTATTGATCACCATCACTGATCGATTGAGCTGCGTCTGTAACGTAAGGTCCGCCAGCATTCCGGCAACGTTAGCTGGTATACGTAACGtaagctagttaacgttagccagtttagctaacgttagtagcCTAGCCTACGTGTTGACCGTTACCTctcaagttagcttgctaagtatGCTAACGTTATGATGCAGTTAATTTAGCAAAGTTTTCTTGACTTTTAGACACAGAAATGATCAGTAACTTACATTTATAGTTTTTAGATCTTACCTTTGAGCGCACAAAATGTCTTGAAGTGTAACGGGAGATAATTTGTTCTGCTGATCCGGTTCAGTGGATCCAGATAAGTTAACACCGCTAACAGTGTCAAGTTAATGGGTAACGTTTTATCTTCTATGGCAGGAATACAGTTTACTGTCTGTAACTCCAGGGTTTATCTATGACATGGGGTGGGATGCTCAAAATAATGCAAGAAATATAAATTACTAAATTAAATATACcatcagttgccagtttattaggtactcCAGCTGTGGTCTAATGTGACAGCACTGTAATAAACCCTGCATTATCAGGgttgtgttcagtgtttggtgAAAGTATTTTAGAGAGATGTTGATCCAACTTTATGTTCATTTTGGAGGCTGTCTTAACTAGAAAGTTATTACATATTACAATCCAACAGCTCCATAAACTCAGTCTCCAAAATTACAAAAagtttagggactgttctttactatCAGAGGAGGActgacttgtttttttgttttcttttcttttctttttttaatttgaccatctctgaagctacaaatatttttcctttagGGGAACTTTTAAATAAGACAGGTAGGATAaattgattttgatgaaatatcacaatTTTAAGATTAAGTTTGTATATGTTTCCTGAGGGAAGCTTTCATCACACATAATGTTGGAAATTTGAATATCTGAcagtaatttctgtttttaccatagactgtaaaaatgatggacgtagctaccgtaATGTCACCAATTGGTTTTACGACttgtgttttgaagccttgagttcggcattgCAGTTGCTACCATCTTGgcgacagcctgtcactcaaagtggctcGTCCTTAATTAAGGGTAACTttaggccttaataaaatgtaaacagctgagttatataaaaatttcacctccgtacagttgtcatgaagtgAGAAATTAGCcatggagaccaaaactgttttttttgtaccaggctgtaagcatgtttatttctgccgtacagttgggtattttaacatgagggtctatggggattgactagcttctggagccagcctcaagtggccattagaggaactgcagtttttggcacttctgtgttggcttaaTTTTCCAGCTGTAGAGGTTGCAGCTGGTCTGTACAGTTTCTGGCTCTGATAAAgagtgtgattttatttttttgaaaattCAAAATACAATAATTTAAAGATGTATGTCCCTCTGCTtagccaaaatcaaaaacattcgTAACTCCCCTGTGCTTAAAAATCAGCACTTTAACTTTCATGAAGGTAGGAACTATTTAATCTGGGTGGCAACTGTGTGCAGATTTTTCTACATAGAATATTAACCTTTATTGAATGATAAGGCAAGATAAGATGAGGCTTTCTATGAGTGGCGGGGCAGACAGGGACATTATCATCCTGCTATCAAAGGTGCAATTCATGTGTACACTTCAGTTTCTTTCCCAGGAAATGATACTGCTGGAGAGCAGCTCGAGCTATCACGCCAGACTCTAAGGGACCAGCAACAGGCAAACAGCTAACTCGAAGCcatttcaaaatatttaattcagACTCAgacacttttattttcaagGACAACCCTGGGAAttaatttcacacaaacacaggagcAATTAATTCCAAGATTTTCCTGCTTTTGAAAACATGTCTGACAGTCTTCAAAAGGACCAACATGTTGTCCTCTGTGACATGTGCATAGGGGAGGACAGGAAACCAGCACTGAAGACCTGCATGAAATGTGAGATCTCCATGTGTGTCCAGCACCTCCAGGCCCACCTGACCACTCCTGTGTTACTACAAACTCATCCTCTGACCGAGCCTACGACTTTAGATGGCACCACTAAATGCCCCCAACATGGCAAACTCCTGGAGTACTACTGCTTGGATGacatgacctgtgtgtgtgtttcctgcgcCATTGAAGACCAGCACCGCCTGCACAATATGAAGACCTTCTCCACAGCCCACAAAGAGCTCCTGGAGAAGCTCAGCGCTGAGCAGCAGGACCTACAGGTGAAAACTGAGAATGTGAGTCTGGAGAAGTGGGAGAAGAGTGAGAGGGAGAAGCTGGCTCGCTCTAGTGTGCGCCTCATTGAGGCTGTAACTAACCTCCGCGACATTGCCCTGACCAGTGTCCAGAGTTCAGTATCTGCCCGTATGGTGTCCATCAAAACCAGCAAGAGCAGCATGCAAGCAGCACAGAAGGAGAAGGACACCTTCAGGTTCCTGCAGATGTATTCTCAGGTACATGAGGATATGGAGAAGGCCaaggctgtggatctga harbors:
- the LOC144459942 gene encoding uncharacterized protein LOC144459942, whose product is MSDSLQKDQHVVLCDMCIGEDRKPALKTCMKCEISMCVQHLQAHLTTPVLLQTHPLTEPTTLDGTTKCPQHGKLLEYYCLDDMTCVCVSCAIEDQHRLHNMKTFSTAHKELLEKLSAEQQDLQVKTENVSLEKWEKSEREKLARSSVRLIEAVTNLRDIALTSVQSSVSARMVSIKTSKSSMQAAQKEKDTFRFLQMYSQVHEDMEKAKAVDLRKGMEPGSDRDKLVQKVGQNGEKMVEQAGHFWGSLLSLVDPENHQELINTSSDLIFEPQGLSPGMSLSTDRRKVFYTSGLGQCSDRVFFIESTQSLPNLHRCVIGFSKHCDWTIGVCDQHYVKELKDGEAYGLCCKATSSALSQQSMLRSQIHLALLKSLRGQLLRKGKRFPFSPSTLQMKIWQNK